One part of the Streptomyces sp. NBC_00286 genome encodes these proteins:
- a CDS encoding HAD family hydrolase, protein MTIRAVVWDVDDTIFDYSTADRAGMRGHLAAEGLLEGYASVEQALDRWRKVTDQQWARFAAGEASFEGQRRDRVRVFLGEEMTDAEADAWFQRYITHYEAAWELFPDVLPALDTLAATHRHAVLSNSSLHVQDRKLRVLGVYDRFETVLCAAELGVSKPEARAFHAACEALSLPPHQVAYVGDHPEIDGQGAAGAGLFSVWIDRTGVSTLTGEGPDTGVEIAPDQPAGLRRITSLAELPVLLAADTRFGAPSTFG, encoded by the coding sequence ATGACGATCAGAGCCGTGGTCTGGGATGTGGACGACACGATCTTCGACTACTCCACGGCCGACCGCGCCGGAATGCGCGGACACCTCGCGGCCGAGGGCCTCCTCGAGGGGTACGCCTCCGTGGAGCAGGCCCTCGACCGGTGGCGGAAGGTCACCGACCAGCAGTGGGCCAGGTTCGCGGCAGGCGAGGCCTCCTTCGAGGGCCAGCGGCGCGACCGAGTGCGGGTTTTCCTGGGCGAGGAAATGACCGACGCCGAGGCCGACGCGTGGTTCCAGCGGTACATCACCCACTACGAAGCCGCCTGGGAACTCTTCCCCGACGTGCTGCCGGCCCTCGACACCCTCGCCGCCACCCACCGACACGCCGTGCTGTCCAACTCCAGCCTCCACGTCCAGGACCGCAAACTCCGCGTCCTCGGTGTATACGACCGCTTCGAGACGGTGCTGTGCGCAGCCGAGCTGGGCGTCTCCAAACCGGAGGCCCGCGCCTTCCACGCCGCCTGCGAGGCACTGTCGCTGCCCCCGCACCAGGTCGCATACGTCGGCGATCACCCGGAGATCGACGGCCAGGGCGCGGCCGGCGCGGGCCTCTTCTCGGTCTGGATCGACCGCACGGGCGTGAGCACGCTCACCGGAGAGGGCCCGGACACCGGCGTCGAGATCGCTCCGGATCAGCCCGCCGGCCTGCGCCGCATCACTTCTCTGGCCGAACTCCCCGTCCTCCTCGCGGCCGATACCCGTTTTGGAGCGCCGTCCACCTTCGGGTAA
- a CDS encoding type II toxin-antitoxin system RelE family toxin — translation MTEYRVQFTVEARAAYDALPGERRAQLDKAVRILARDPYRKTSTAQLGPDEHLRKAYVAPGVVLEYMVAGAIMVVVVLEIFDESHYLIDEHDA, via the coding sequence ATGACCGAGTATCGCGTCCAGTTCACCGTCGAGGCCCGCGCCGCGTATGACGCCCTGCCCGGAGAGCGCCGAGCCCAGTTGGACAAGGCCGTGCGCATACTGGCCCGCGATCCTTACCGCAAGACGTCCACCGCCCAGCTGGGTCCAGACGAACACCTGCGCAAGGCATACGTGGCCCCGGGCGTGGTGCTGGAGTACATGGTGGCCGGCGCGATCATGGTCGTCGTCGTGCTGGAGATCTTCGACGAGAGCCACTACCTGATCGACGAGCACGACGCCTGA
- the gltX gene encoding glutamate--tRNA ligase — protein sequence MANANVRVRFCPSPTGNPHVGLVRTALFNWAFARHHGGSGGKFVFRIEDTDAARDSEESYEQLLDSMRWLGFDWDEGPEIGGPHAPYRQSQRMDIYKDVARKLLDAGHAYYCYCSTAELDARREAARAAGKPSGYDGHCRALTDEQIATYKTEDREPIVRFRMPDEAITFTDLVRGELTFTPENVPDYGIVRANGAPLYTLVNPVDDALMEITHILRGEDLLSSTPRQIALYKALIELGIAKSVPAFGHLPYVMGEGNKKLSKRDPQSSLNLYRERGFLPEGLLNYLSLLGWSLSADQDVFSIDEMVAAFDIKDVVPNPARFDLKKCEAINADHIRRLDLKAFVEACGPWLKAPHAPWAPEDFDQAKWEAIAPHAQTRLTVLSDITQNVDFLFLQEPVSDEASWTKAMKEGSDALLRTARAKLESADWTSPESLKAAVLAAGEEHGLKLGKAQAPVRVAVTGRTVGLPLFESLEVLGKDKTLTRIDAALAKLTA from the coding sequence GTGGCTAACGCGAACGTCCGCGTACGTTTCTGTCCCTCGCCGACCGGCAACCCCCATGTGGGCCTGGTCCGCACCGCCCTGTTCAACTGGGCGTTCGCCCGCCATCACGGCGGCAGCGGCGGTAAATTCGTATTCCGCATCGAGGACACCGACGCGGCCCGCGACTCCGAGGAGTCGTACGAGCAGCTGCTGGACTCCATGCGCTGGCTCGGCTTCGACTGGGACGAAGGCCCCGAGATCGGCGGCCCGCACGCGCCGTACCGCCAGTCACAGCGCATGGACATCTACAAGGACGTCGCCCGCAAGCTCCTCGACGCCGGCCACGCGTACTACTGCTACTGCTCCACGGCCGAACTGGACGCCCGCCGCGAGGCCGCCCGCGCGGCCGGCAAGCCCTCCGGCTACGACGGCCACTGCCGTGCCCTCACCGACGAGCAGATCGCCACGTACAAGACCGAGGACCGCGAGCCCATCGTCCGCTTCCGCATGCCGGACGAGGCGATCACCTTCACGGACCTGGTCCGCGGCGAGCTGACGTTCACCCCGGAGAACGTTCCGGACTACGGGATCGTACGAGCCAATGGGGCGCCCCTCTACACGCTCGTGAACCCCGTCGACGACGCCCTCATGGAGATCACCCACATCCTGCGCGGCGAGGACCTGCTGTCCTCCACGCCCCGCCAGATCGCCCTCTACAAGGCACTGATCGAGCTGGGCATCGCCAAGTCCGTCCCGGCCTTCGGACATCTGCCGTACGTGATGGGCGAGGGCAACAAGAAGCTCTCCAAGCGCGACCCGCAGTCCTCGCTGAACCTCTACAGGGAGCGCGGATTCCTCCCGGAGGGCTTGCTCAACTACCTCTCCCTGCTGGGCTGGTCGCTCTCCGCGGACCAGGACGTCTTCTCGATCGACGAGATGGTCGCGGCCTTCGACATCAAGGACGTCGTCCCGAACCCGGCCCGCTTCGACCTGAAGAAGTGCGAGGCCATCAACGCCGATCACATCCGACGGCTCGACCTGAAGGCCTTCGTCGAGGCCTGCGGCCCGTGGCTGAAGGCCCCGCACGCACCCTGGGCGCCTGAGGACTTCGACCAGGCCAAGTGGGAGGCCATCGCCCCCCACGCCCAGACCCGCCTGACGGTCCTGTCCGACATCACGCAGAACGTCGACTTCCTGTTCCTGCAGGAGCCGGTCTCCGATGAGGCGTCCTGGACGAAGGCGATGAAGGAGGGCTCGGACGCACTCCTGCGCACGGCCCGAGCAAAGCTGGAATCAGCGGACTGGACGAGTCCGGAGTCCCTCAAGGCCGCCGTCCTAGCGGCCGGCGAGGAACACGGCCTCAAACTGGGCAAGGCCCAGGCCCCCGTCCGCGTAGCCGTAACCGGCCGCACGGTAGGCCTCCCCCTCTTCGAGTCCCTGGAAGTCCTGGGCAAGGACAAAACCCTGACCCGAATCGACGCGGCCCTGGCGAAGCTGACCGCGTAG
- a CDS encoding fumarylacetoacetate hydrolase family protein — MRIARFSIDGNVAFGAVEGDSPPGSTDGLVLDIIKGIPFTDFELSGTKLPLSKVRLLPPVLPNKVVAFGRNYAEHAKELGNEVPDAPFAFFKPSTSVIGPGDEIAYPSFSQELHHEAELAVVIGRMCREVPRERVKDVILGYTCANDVTARDVQKREKQWARAKGFDSSCPLGPWVETDLDPSDLTIQCTVNGGQRQLGRTSEMIHPIEDLIVNITEAMTLLPGDVILTGTPAGVGPLNVGDEVAVTIEGIGTLTNKVIKRG, encoded by the coding sequence GTGCGCATCGCCAGGTTCTCCATCGACGGCAACGTCGCGTTCGGCGCGGTCGAGGGCGACAGCCCTCCTGGATCGACCGACGGGCTCGTCCTCGACATCATCAAGGGCATCCCCTTCACGGACTTCGAACTCTCCGGTACGAAGCTGCCGCTGAGCAAGGTCAGGCTGCTCCCACCGGTACTCCCGAACAAGGTCGTGGCCTTCGGCCGCAACTACGCGGAGCACGCGAAGGAACTCGGCAACGAGGTGCCCGACGCTCCGTTCGCCTTCTTCAAGCCGTCCACCTCGGTGATCGGCCCCGGCGACGAGATCGCGTACCCCTCCTTCTCCCAGGAGCTGCACCACGAGGCCGAGCTGGCCGTGGTCATAGGCCGGATGTGCCGCGAGGTCCCGCGCGAGCGCGTCAAGGACGTCATCCTCGGCTACACCTGCGCCAACGACGTCACCGCACGCGACGTCCAGAAGCGCGAGAAGCAGTGGGCGAGAGCCAAAGGCTTCGACTCCTCCTGCCCGCTCGGCCCCTGGGTGGAGACGGATCTCGACCCCTCCGACCTGACGATCCAGTGCACGGTCAACGGCGGGCAGCGCCAACTGGGCCGTACCAGCGAGATGATCCACCCCATCGAGGATCTGATCGTGAACATCACCGAGGCCATGACGCTGCTCCCCGGCGACGTGATCCTCACGGGCACCCCCGCGGGGGTCGGCCCCCTCAACGTCGGCGACGAGGTCGCCGTCACCATCGAAGGCATCGGCACTCTCACCAACAAGGTGATCAAGCGTGGCTAA